CCACTGGCCTGCGTACATGGACGCCTACCAGAAGGTGTTTGAGAAGACGAGCACTAAAACTGCGCCCTGGTACGTGGTCCCGGCTGACAAGAAGTGGTACGCCCGCATGGCCGTCCAAGAGATTCTCATCAAGGCCCTGGGCGGACTGAACCTGCAGTGGCCCGCTGGTGATTTCGATTTGGACAAAGAACGCGCCAGGCTGAAAGAGGCCTAGCCAGGCAGTTCAGGTGGTTTCAGCCAGGATCTGGGCCCTGCCTGCCGAGCCATTCGGTGCCCTATTCGGTGCCCGGTTCGGTGCCCGCCCGGGCTGCGTCGAGGCGGGCCTTGGCGCCCTCGAGCCATTCTTCACAGCGCTTTGCCAGAGCTTCGCCGCGCTCCCACAAAGCGAGGGAGTCTTCAAGGCTGGAACTACCGGCTTCAAGCTGGTTGACCACGCCCATCAGCTGCTCACGGGCCTGCTCGTAGCTAAGCGCTGCGATGTCTGAGTTCGGGGTGGTTGCTGTTGCGGGGCTCATGCGGGATCCTTTGTTGCTGTGCGGGTGGGTGCTGTGTTGTCGGTATTTTCTGAGGTGTCTGTGGTGCTGGAGTCCGTGGCTTCGGCTGTGAAGTCGCCGCCAGCTACACGGATCCTCAACGGGGTGCCCGTGTGTACCTGTTCAGGTGACCGGACAATGGACCGGTCGCCGAGCTGGACCACGGCGTACCCGCGGTCCAGTGTTTTCTGAGGTGAGAGGGCCCGGACCTGAGCGCGAAGATGCACCAGTTGATCAGCATGCCTGCCAACTTGGGTGCGCACCGCGGTCAGAGCCCGGGTGCTCAAGGCGGCGACGTCGTCGTGCCTGGCAGTGAGCATAGACTGCGGGTTTGCTAGAACCGGGCGGGTGCGTAGGTAAGCCAGCCGTTCCCCTTCTCGCTCCAGCATCTCCTTGATGCGGCGGTTGAGCTGGGTCCGGGCCTGATCCACCCGGCGTAGCTCCTCGCCAACGTCGGGCACAATGCGTTTGGCGGCATCGGTGGGGGTGGAGGCGCGGAGATCGGCAACCTCGTCTAGCAGGGGACGGTCGGCTTCGTGGCCAATGGCGCTAACCACTGGGGTGTGTGCTGCGGCTACGGCGCGAACCAGTGATTCATGGCTAAACGGCAGGAGATCCTCCAAGGATCCGCCGCCACGGGCGATGACAATGACATCAACGCGGGAATCGGCGTCAAGCTCTTCCAAAGCGCCGATGACACCGCTGACGGCGTTGACGCCCTGGACGGCCACCTCGCGCACCTCAAACTCCACGGCGGGCCAGCGCAACGAGGCATTGCGCAGTACATCCTTCATGGCGTCTGAATTGCGCCCGGTGATGAGGCCGATCCTGTGCGGGAGTAAGGGGAGCGGTTTCTTGCGACGAGGGTCAAAGAGCCCTTCGGCAGCCAGAGCCTGGCGCAACTTCTCGATTCTGGCCAGCAGATCGCCTAGGCCAACGGGCCGGATGTCCTGCCCTTGCATGGACAGGCGGCCTGTCTTGAGCCAAAAATCAGGCTTGAGCTGAGCAACCACGCGGGATCCGCGCTCCAGGGGTGCCTCCAGCCTGTTCAAAACCGAACCCCATACGGTGACGCTCAGTGACACTTCAGCGTCAATGTCGCGCAAGGTCAGGTAGCTGACGTTGGCGCGCTTGTTCAGCTCGATTACCTGGGCCTCAACCCATGCGGGCGGGGCCTTTTCAATGTGGGTCTTGAGTTTCTGGCTGAGCATTTGCAGCGGCCACGGGTTCTCGGCGGTTGTCTCCGCCGCCGTGGCGGCTAGGACCTTTCGCTCCGGGGTATCCGTCATGAAAGTATCGCCGTCCTTCTGTTCCGATGGCCGATGGGCCCTGGTGTGGTGCTTGTTTTGCTGCTTGGGAACAACTCTATCTTCACGCACTGACACCCAAGCGCGGCTGTCCACAGGCTTGAACTACTAGTTGAACTACTATGGGAAATCACTGTCGGCTATTTATTGTGTTTTTAGGGAAATCTCATGCGCACTGTGGGTTCGGCACTTCTTGTCATTCTGGGACTGCTGCTTGCCGCAGTGGCCGGTCCCGCGCTCTGGCTGGAACGAAACGTTGTGGATGGAGCTGGCTTTGCGCAGCTGGCCGGGCCGCTGGGCACCAATAGCGAGTTCCAAGAAGGCCTGTCCGCACTGGCCGCCGATCAAGCCACCGCGTCCATGAACCTGCCGCCCCAGCTGAACGAGCTGGCCGGGGCACTCATCAACTCGGCAGCCCGGTCCATCTATACCAATCCCGGCTATGAAGTGGCTTGGACTCAGACCCTGCAGCGCAGCCACAAATTGACCTTTGATGCCGCCGGAAATCAGGATGTGCAAGGAGATTTGAAACTCGATATTGCCCCTCTGGTTGAATTGGTGGCAGCCAAAGTCACTGCGGACCTGGGTGTTCCGCTTCCCACCCCCAAAGAAGTGGTGGTCAGTTTGGAACAGCCCCAGGTTGCCAAGGTGCTGCCTCTGGCGAGTGCGCTGGGCGGAGCATCGGGCTGGATGGCGTTCATCGCCGTCGACCTTTTGGCGTTGGGTGTCATTGTGGCCAAACGGCGTGCACTCTCGCTGATCTTGGGCGGTGCAGGGCTTGCCGCAGTGGCGCTGCTGTGGCAACTGGGTTCGGGGTTTGCGGAAAGTGCCCTAGCCGGACTGGCCGTGGGGCCGGAGGTAGCTCAGCAATTCGGCGTTCAGCTGGGGGCTCTGGCTCGGGCCAGCTGGCAGGGTGGAATTACCGCAACGTTTGTCATTGCCGGTGTGATGGCTGCCGCCGGTGTTGTAGCTCTCATCGTGAGGGGCCGGCGCACCACGTAAGATGGTGGCTATGAGCACCACTGCCGTTTCCTTGTCAATGCCCGTCGTTCCGCGCCGCCGCAGCTCGCCTGAAGAGATTGCTGCCGCCGCCCCGGTCACGGGGGAAAAGCGCGTACTCTTGGCAGCGCCGCGCGGATACTGCGCCGGCGTTGACCGGGCCGTGATCGCCGTCGAGAAGGCGCTGGAACATTACGGTGCACCCGTCTACGTGCGCAAACAAATTGTCCACAACGTCCATGTGGTCACCTCACTGGAGGCCAAGGGAGTCATTTTCGTCGAGGAAAATGACGAGGTTCCCGAAGGTGCACTGGTGGTCTTTTCCGCCCACGGCGTCTCACCGGCCGTAGTTGCGTCAGCGGCCGATCGTGGCCTGCGCACTATTGACGCAACCTGCCCGCTCGTGACAAAAGTGCACAAGGAGGCCGTGCGTTTTTCCAAGGAGAACAACCACATCCTGCTCATTGGGCATGCCGGTCACGAGGAAGTGGAAGGCACCTACGGGGAAGCCCCTGAAAGCACCACCATTGTGAACAACCCGGAAGAGGCCCGGACCCTCCAAGTTGCGGATCCGGACAATTTGATCTGGCTGTCCCAGACCACTCTGTCTGTCGATGAGGCCATGGAGATTGTGGATATTCTGCGCGAACGCTTCCCCAAGCTGCAGGATCCGCCCAGCGATGATATTTGCTATGCCACCACCAACCGCCAGGGCGCCATCAAAGAGATCGCACCGCAGGCAGACTTGGTCATTGTGGTGGGTTCCGCCAACTCATCAAACTCCGTCCGTCTCATGGAAGTAGCGCTCGAGTACGGCGCCAAAGCCTCACACCGTGTTGACTTTGCCAACGAAATTGACGAGGCATGGTTTGTTGGTGCTGCAACTGTAGGCGTCACCAGCGGAGCGTCCGTGCCTGAAATCCTGGTTCAGGATGTGCTGAGTCTGCTGGCCGAGTATGGCTATGGAACCGTGGAGGAAGTGGTCACTGCCAAGGAAGACATCTTGTTCTCCTTACCCAAGGAACTCCGGGCCACCATGAAGGCCGCAGGCGATCCTGATTACAAGGGCGTGCGCAGCTCCAACTTGCTGTGATGGAGCGCCGAGCTTCTCGGTAAGGCAATATCGGAAGTGGCCCGGACCAGATGGTTCGGGTCACTTCCGTTTTGCTTAGTGGACTCAGCTGGCCATGTCGATGTCAGCTGAACGGATATCTGTGGTGTGGAACTCCGGGGCAGTCAGCATGCGGGGAGTGTTCTTCACCTGGGCTGGGGATTCCAGGGTTTTGGGATCCAGCGCATTGAGCTTGCGGGCTGTGGGCAGGACTCGTGCTTCCAGAGTGCCCACGAGCTTGTTGTAACGGTCAACGCTGGTTTTCAAAGAGACACCCACAGCGGAAACGGCCTCACCCATGGTGCCCAAACGCGTGTAGAGCTGGGCTGAAAGTTCAAAGAGCTCCTTGGCGCTTTCCGTCAGGACGTCTTGGCGCCAACTGAAGGCCACGGCTTTCAGGATGGCCATGAGAGAGATGGGAGAAGCCAAAACAACGTTCTTGCTCATGGCGTAGTCAAGGAGATCAGGATCTGCGTTAAGGGCTGCAGAGAGAATGGATTCCACGGGGACAAAGCAAATCACTAACTCGGGTGAGTTCAACGCAGAGGTCCAGTACTGCTTGCTGGCCAGAGCGTCGATGTGAGCCTTGACTGCCTTCGCATGGCGAGCCAAGTGTTGGGCAGAAGCGGCGCTGTCTGTTGCGCCGGCGTCGTGCGCGTTAAGGAATGCGGTCAACGGAACCTTGGCATCCAGCACCAGCTCCTTGCCGCCGGGCAAGCGGACCACCATGTCGGGGCGGTGCACGCCGTCGTCCGTTGAGGTGTGGACCTGCTCAGAGAAATCGACGTGGGCCAGCATGCCGGCAGACTCCACCACGCGGCGCAGCTGGACCTCGCCCCACTTGCCGCGGGCACTGTTGGAGCGCAGCGCAGCCTCCAGCGAGGACGTGGTGGCCAGCAATTTGGCGTCTGCATCCCGGGCATCGCGGAGTTGCTCGGCGAGCTGGCCGTACTGCTCCACGCGGTCGCGCTCTAGCAAGGACACCTGGCGCTGGACGGCGTTGAGCTTCTCGGACACCGGGCCCAAAGCCTGCAGGACATGGGAGTCCGATCCCTGCTGCGCGGCCAGGGCATGGTTCTGAGAGGCAAGCAGTCTGCGTTCGGCGTCGGCCGCCGCGAAATTCGCCGTGAGTGCCGAGGCGCGGTCATGGGCGGCATCCGCCTCCTCATTTGCAGCTCGCAACCTCGCCAGCAGCACCCACGCCACCGCAGCGGCGCCCACTACTGCTCCAACAACCAACATTAAAACTGCTACAAGCCAGCCGATTCCATTCATAAAACCAGCTTCCCACGGGGCACTGACATTCTGGGTTTTGCCGCTGGTGGGCAAAGAAGCTTAAACCTCTGGCAACCGGTAGAACGCTTCCCGGCCACCCTGATTTCGCCGCAAGCGGCAAAAACGGGACCCTGCCGGTAAGCTTGTCCCGTGGCTCTAACTATTGGCATCGTCGGACTGCCCAACGTCGGCAAATCAACCCTTTTCAACGCACTGACACGCAACAACGTGCTCGCAGCGAACTACCCGTTCGCTACGATCGAGCCCAATGTTGGCATTGTCAGCTTGCCCGATCCCCGCTTGGCAAAGCTCGCAGAGGTCTTCGGATCCGCACGCCTGCTCCCGGCAGTAGTGACCTTCGTGGACATTGCCGGCATCGTCAAGGGCGCCTCGGAAGGAGAAGGCCTGGGCAATAAGTTCCTGGCCACCATCCGTGAAGCCGAGGCCATCGCCCAGGTCATCCGCGTCTTCGATGACCCCGATGTTATCCATGTTGACGGCAAAGTTGATCCGAGCTCGGATATGGAGACCATTAACACCGAGCTGATCCTGGCCGACATGCAGACGGTCGAAAAGGCCCTCCCGCGCATTGAGAAGGCTGTTAAGCTCAAGCAGCGCGAGGCCGCTGAGCTGAACGCCATCAAGGCCGCTCAAGTTGTCCTTGAGCGCGGCGACACCATTTTCTCTTCCATCAAGAGCGACAAGCTCGAGATGGAACACCTGAAGGAACTGTCTCTCCTCACCGCTAAGCCGTTCATCTACGTGTTCAACGTCGATGACGCAGTTCTGGGCAACCCGGAGCGCCAGGCTGAGCTGCGAGCCCTCGTGGCTCCGGCCGACGCGATCTTCCTGGATGCCAAGCTGGAATCCGATCTCGTCGAGCTCGATGAAGAAGAAGCCCGTGAAATGCTGGAGATGAGCGGTCAGGAAGAGTCCGGTCTGGATCAGCTGGCTCGCGTCGGCTTCCACACCCTCGGCCTGCAGACGTACCTCACGGCTGGCCCCAAGGAAACGCGCGCCTGGACCATTCACCAGGGTGATACCGCGCCCATGGCTGCCGGTGTCATCCACACCGACTTCCAGCGCGGCTTTATCAAGGCCGAAGTTGTTCACTTCGATGACCTGATCGAGGCCGGTTCCATGCATGAGGCCAAGGCCAAGGGCAAGGTTCGCATTGAAGGTAAGGAATACGTCATGCACGACGGCGACGTGGTGGAGTTTAGGTTTAACGTCTAATCGCGTTTCGCTCTCACCTCTATTGGTTTTGCAGCGAGGGGGCTGGGTCTGCACGTCGGTGCGGTTCCAGCCCTCTTTTCGTTAGGCTGAGAGGTCAGCGAGCATTCGTGCCGAGCTGACGGGATTCAGCGATACTGCGTGGCGCAATGACTCACTAGTATTCGAGAAGGAAGACCATGGCTTC
The Arthrobacter alpinus genome window above contains:
- a CDS encoding DNA recombination protein RmuC: MNGIGWLVAVLMLVVGAVVGAAAVAWVLLARLRAANEEADAAHDRASALTANFAAADAERRLLASQNHALAAQQGSDSHVLQALGPVSEKLNAVQRQVSLLERDRVEQYGQLAEQLRDARDADAKLLATTSSLEAALRSNSARGKWGEVQLRRVVESAGMLAHVDFSEQVHTSTDDGVHRPDMVVRLPGGKELVLDAKVPLTAFLNAHDAGATDSAASAQHLARHAKAVKAHIDALASKQYWTSALNSPELVICFVPVESILSAALNADPDLLDYAMSKNVVLASPISLMAILKAVAFSWRQDVLTESAKELFELSAQLYTRLGTMGEAVSAVGVSLKTSVDRYNKLVGTLEARVLPTARKLNALDPKTLESPAQVKNTPRMLTAPEFHTTDIRSADIDMAS
- a CDS encoding exodeoxyribonuclease VII small subunit → MSPATATTPNSDIAALSYEQAREQLMGVVNQLEAGSSSLEDSLALWERGEALAKRCEEWLEGAKARLDAARAGTEPGTE
- the xseA gene encoding exodeoxyribonuclease VII large subunit, with the protein product MTDTPERKVLAATAAETTAENPWPLQMLSQKLKTHIEKAPPAWVEAQVIELNKRANVSYLTLRDIDAEVSLSVTVWGSVLNRLEAPLERGSRVVAQLKPDFWLKTGRLSMQGQDIRPVGLGDLLARIEKLRQALAAEGLFDPRRKKPLPLLPHRIGLITGRNSDAMKDVLRNASLRWPAVEFEVREVAVQGVNAVSGVIGALEELDADSRVDVIVIARGGGSLEDLLPFSHESLVRAVAAAHTPVVSAIGHEADRPLLDEVADLRASTPTDAAKRIVPDVGEELRRVDQARTQLNRRIKEMLEREGERLAYLRTRPVLANPQSMLTARHDDVAALSTRALTAVRTQVGRHADQLVHLRAQVRALSPQKTLDRGYAVVQLGDRSIVRSPEQVHTGTPLRIRVAGGDFTAEATDSSTTDTSENTDNTAPTRTATKDPA
- the ychF gene encoding redox-regulated ATPase YchF, translated to MALTIGIVGLPNVGKSTLFNALTRNNVLAANYPFATIEPNVGIVSLPDPRLAKLAEVFGSARLLPAVVTFVDIAGIVKGASEGEGLGNKFLATIREAEAIAQVIRVFDDPDVIHVDGKVDPSSDMETINTELILADMQTVEKALPRIEKAVKLKQREAAELNAIKAAQVVLERGDTIFSSIKSDKLEMEHLKELSLLTAKPFIYVFNVDDAVLGNPERQAELRALVAPADAIFLDAKLESDLVELDEEEAREMLEMSGQEESGLDQLARVGFHTLGLQTYLTAGPKETRAWTIHQGDTAPMAAGVIHTDFQRGFIKAEVVHFDDLIEAGSMHEAKAKGKVRIEGKEYVMHDGDVVEFRFNV
- a CDS encoding 4-hydroxy-3-methylbut-2-enyl diphosphate reductase encodes the protein MSTTAVSLSMPVVPRRRSSPEEIAAAAPVTGEKRVLLAAPRGYCAGVDRAVIAVEKALEHYGAPVYVRKQIVHNVHVVTSLEAKGVIFVEENDEVPEGALVVFSAHGVSPAVVASAADRGLRTIDATCPLVTKVHKEAVRFSKENNHILLIGHAGHEEVEGTYGEAPESTTIVNNPEEARTLQVADPDNLIWLSQTTLSVDEAMEIVDILRERFPKLQDPPSDDICYATTNRQGAIKEIAPQADLVIVVGSANSSNSVRLMEVALEYGAKASHRVDFANEIDEAWFVGAATVGVTSGASVPEILVQDVLSLLAEYGYGTVEEVVTAKEDILFSLPKELRATMKAAGDPDYKGVRSSNLL